AAAATGATTAGTGAATAATTAAAATTTTGCTGGCGCCAGTTATTTAAAAAATATATAGGAGGATGGAAAGATGAATAGAAAAAAATGTTATTTATATTCATTTTAGTAATTGGGATTTTTTTGTTAAGTAGTTGTTTAACAAAAGATATAAAAGAAATAAAAAGTGAAAAAAATAACATATATTCTCTTCCGAATATAGATGAAACTTTAGATTATTGGGCTTCAAAAAAAAAGGATGAAATAAAAAGAGCTTTGATGGTTCGAGGAATAGATATAGAATCAGAAAATGTAAAAAAGGCTATTAATAATGAAATAGTTAATTATAAAAATCAATTAAAGAAAAAAATAGATTATGCACCCCAGAGTTTAAAAAATTATATGAGAAATGTTGTTTTATATGATAATATAATATCAAAAAACATAGATCTCAAAAAACTTGAAAAATTATTACTTAGAGGAAAAATTACAAAAAAAGAAATAATAGAATTATATAAAAAAGAAGCACAAAAACTGGATTCGTAAAATACATATCAGATATGTTTAAAAAGGATGAAATTATCGCTAATAATATATCTATTAATAAAGGTGATTTAGATTCACTAAGACATAAAGAACTGAATACTTTAAGAGCAGGTGATGTTCTTATTATTAAAGGTTCATCTTCTGGAGATAGTAGTTCTGGTTCCAGCTCTGGTGGTGGAGTAGGACACGCAGCTATTTGGGCTAATAACGGAGACAAAGAACAAAAAAAATTCGCAAAAGTGGCAATGTCTGCATGGTATAAACCACCTTCGGGAACAAATGCACCTCATGAACAATACGAAGTTGGATATGACTATAGACAATTATGGTCTGGAGAATTAGTTAAAAAAAACGAGGTAATTTATGGAATGTATGTTAAAAAATGGATTAAAACTGGATGGTTTGGAGGCTATTGGAAAAAGACTTCAGATTTAGAAGCATCAAATGCCGTCAATTATGCTAAAAAGCAAAGGGGTAAAAAATATCCAGACCCGGTTTCATTAGTTGCTACAACAAAATTAAATACAAATACTTTTTATTGTTCATCTCTTGTATGGAGAAGTTGGAAAGAGCAGGGAATAGATCTTGATCCAAAATGGTGGCCTTTAAATCAACTATATGTCAGTCCAGATGATATTTACTCAGATGATAATACTGTAATGAAGTTTTCATATACAGGACTTGGAAATTAAAAAAGGAAAATAATCCTCTTTTTCTGGAGTGATAATATGAAAAAATATATTTTATTAACTACAATAATATCATTATTAGTTTTATTAAATGGATGTTTTTTTATAGGGAAAAAAACAGAAGAAAAAATGGAAGAATATATCCCACAACCTATTACGAATTTAAACGGAAAAATATTTCCAATATTATCGAGATGGGAAAAACATCCTTCTAAAGGAGCGTATATGATATTATACGATGTTGACAAATTAAAAGTAGCAAAAAAAATTCCTTTACCTGGAAAAGATGCTTTTGTAGATACAGTAGTTTATAGAGATGGAAAATATGTATTCATTTCATATTCAACAAGAGAAGTGGGAATATTAGATGCTAAAACAGGTAATATAAAATATATAAAAATTGAACAACCAGGACTATTAAACGGCATAACTAAATCAGATAAATTATGTATAATGACAGATAAATATAATATTGAAAAAGGAATGGCGGTAAGTACTATAGATGTAAAAAATGAAAAATTGGAAAATATTTATTGGAGCAAAGGCAATTTAGATATGCTTTCTCCACCAAATTTTTGGGGCAATGATATATATCCTACAGCAAATTGCATATATTTACAGGAATATCCTTTTGAAGATGGTTATTCGAAAATTATGGAAATAAATTTTGATGATAATATTATAAATAAAATATACGAATTTAAATATCCACTCAATGCACAAGATTTTATTTTTACAAAAGATAAAAGATATTTTTTTATTCAAATATATCCAGGGTCTTGTTATTTAATTTCAAAAGAAAAAAAACCAAAATGGGCTGGAAAAGTAGTTTTTTTAAAAATAGACATAATAAAAAATGATGAACAATTTATACAATTACCATCACTAGAATGGATATTTGATGGGATTAAACCAGACGATGTTGTATATGGTGATTATACTTTAATTAATGATGATATCTATTTTTTAATCGGATATTATTATGGCGACGAACACAGAAAAACAAAATCTACATTAATCAAGTACAATATTAAAACAGGAGTTTTGAAAAAGTTATCCCTATAAGAGATGGATATCCATGGAACATTTATATCGCTAAGGATAAAATGATTTTAGTAGAAAGTTATTATCCATCACCATTAACTATAACAGTATTGAACCTAAAAAAATCGGATATTAATAAAAACCAAAGAATTATTATATAAAGGGTGTAAAAATATGAAAAAACTATCTATCTTATTCATTTTGTGTATTACTATTAATATTTTTCAATAACCTCTATAAACCCATTACCTTTTATTGATGATGATATTTTAAATTTGGATTTTATTAATAAATCAAAATTTTCATTGAATTATGGAATTCTAAACTTCATTGAAATAGGTGGTGGAATATCAACAGAAGGAATAGCAAAAATTAAGATTAATACAAATTTTATTGAGCAAATCCCATTAACAAGCGCAATTAGTTTAGGATATTTTTCAGGTTTTTATTCATCAACTCAGGATAACTATTTCCTTTTATTAGATTGGATAATTGGGTATAAAAATAAAAGAATTATATTATCAAATGGTACAATATTAACAGTGAATTTTTCCAGCTTGGTAACAATCTGTGATATTTCAAATTATAATACTGCAATATGGAATATAAACGATTTTTCTTCGATAAGTGTAGAAAATCTACTTACCTGGTCAGATAAAGGATTTTCATATTCAACAATATATTTATATTTAAATGGATTATTAAAAAATATATCCTTTATCAAAAATATAAATATAAGCGGTGGAATAAAAGAGGATTTACTAAATAATAATTTTGGTTTTATTTTTGGAGCATCTATTGAAATAGATATACCAGAAAATATCAATAAATTAGAAAAATTATTAAATAAACTTAAAGATTAAAAATACAGCCAAACTCCCTTGAAATAAAATTCTTCTCCTGCTTAAGCAGGAGAAGAATTTTAATATGAATTATGTATTTGAATTATCATTTTTGCTAAATTATATGCACCATAATCATTTAAATGAACACCATCTATTGTAGTAACTAAATTCCTCATTTTACTAGTAATTTTTGATATTAAAGGAGTTCTAACAAAAATAGAATCTAGTACCATACCAAAAGGATTTTTTGATATAAAAGTGTTTGAATTTTTTACAACTTCTTTTTGCCACCCATTAAAATCTATATATTTAACATTATATCTTTTGCATATTTTTATTATTATTTCATTGTATTCATCTACTTTCTTATTTAAATCACTATTTAAAATTTCTCCAATCATCGGAATGCTAACAACATAAACCTTCTTATGTTTTACCTTATTTATCATTTTTTCATAATTATTTTCAAATTCATCTTTTGTTTCTGAAGGAACCCTTCCAGATTTAATAATGCTTTCTATTGATCTTTCCCACATTTTTGAATAAGATCTTAAGAATGGCAATAATATATCATTTGTACCAATTTCTATTACTAATTCATCATATTTTTCAAAATTTAAAACCTCTAATCTTTTGGTAAGATTTAAAACAGTATCTCCACCTAAACCAAAATTTATACCCTCTAAATATTTTACATAAGATACTCCAGGCTTACCTTCTGTTATACTATCTCCAAAACATGCTAACATATTATCCCCTCCATACCAACGATTATACCAGAATTCTTTTAAGTTGACAATAATTTAAAATATATGATATAATTCACTCAGTGAATGAAAAAGGAGTGAAATTATGTTTAATTTTGAAGATTATACTTTTTTTAATCCATCTCCAAATTTTAGAGAATTAATGATTTTACAAATAATATCCAAAAATGAAAATGTTTCTCAAGAAATGATAGCAAAAACAGTTGGTATTGTTCCATCTATGGTAAATCGTTATTTAAAGGACTTTGAGGATAAAAAATATATTATAAAAACAGGTGAAAACAGAAGAAAAATGAATTATGAAATTACCGCAGATGGTAAAAAAAGATTACAGTTTTTAACTGTATCTTTTATTAATGAAGTATCTAAAATATATGCTGAAACAAAAAAAT
This genomic stretch from Marinitoga litoralis harbors:
- a CDS encoding SGNH/GDSL hydrolase family protein; translated protein: MLACFGDSITEGKPGVSYVKYLEGINFGLGGDTVLNLTKRLEVLNFEKYDELVIEIGTNDILLPFLRSYSKMWERSIESIIKSGRVPSETKDEFENNYEKMINKVKHKKVYVVSIPMIGEILNSDLNKKVDEYNEIIIKICKRYNVKYIDFNGWQKEVVKNSNTFISKNPFGMVLDSIFVRTPLISKITSKMRNLVTTIDGVHLNDYGAYNLAKMIIQIHNSY